From a single Anas acuta chromosome 16, bAnaAcu1.1, whole genome shotgun sequence genomic region:
- the FAM217B gene encoding protein FAM217B isoform X1, producing the protein MGPGIQEHPLLLHRKTQKKEIQINENHKGMVNNGKSHPNTKGLKKPVSHVKLTPGTLGKNVSSASEKTSHDTQYGNQPSTFRKGRNQLDDNAQSKRITSVCTSLPRVQGSKKSLPEARQSESLVHRIPPAIKGSTQGSFCKVKDVPVQHFYCSKKEKFEKNREEYVAEAGPCSSKWQGASAGEMFLDFQSVQIIKEDAEDDSASDLSDSERIPIPPSPCTPPELILRAEEIDPGCLEHVPDTGFKESEYYYPDFLPPPFNSWDLKQLAIFVNVEGKSEFRPKPTGFLEKYIDRLLQLEWLQMQTVQNEKVKAAKARPQTAPSAIRTLKSPGKCKALFSPLPSKQLAPQESVTKLPACYSGHRGDLYCEESRQFCSHPGHLKLSERIGYAMSSQRQSGEVRSELKKTTAKQQLLNIQPPENKSKIQNVGNIRPPKQASVYHGSAAPMKGVKTYACTNPKKNGNANNYVPSKKPTGDRKIKTNGTKQTSHKLK; encoded by the exons ATGGGACCAGGCATTCAAGAACATCCTTTATTACTGCacagaaagacacagaaaaaggaaatccaAATCAATGAAAACCACAAAGGAATGGTAAa TAATGGAAAAAGCCATCCAAACACCAAAGGACTAAAGAAACCAGTTTCTCATGTGAAACTGACTCCTGGAACATTAGGGAAAAATGTATCAAGTGCCAGTGAAAAG ACTTCCCACGATACTCAATATGGCAACCAACCAAGTACTTTTAGGAAGGGAAGAAACCAGCTGGATGACAATGCTCAGTCAAAACG gatcACGAGTGTTTGTACATCACTTCCTAGAGTACAAGGATCAAAGAAGAGTCTCCCAGAAGCAAGGCAAAGTGAATCTTTAGTGCACAGGATCCCTCCTGCCATAAAAGGCAGCACACAAGGTAGCTTCTGTAAGGTTAAAGACGTGCCAGtacaacatttttattgcagtaaaaaagaaaaatttgaaaagaatCGTGAAGAATATGTTGCTGAAGCTGGTCCATGCTCCTCTAAATGGCAAGGAGCATCTGCAGGTGAAATGTTTCTTGATTTTCAATCGGTACAAATTATTAAAGAAGATGCTGAAGATGATAGTGCCAGTGATCTCTCTGATTCAGAAAGGATTCCCATTCCTCCATCTCCCTGCACACCACCAGAACTCATACTCCGAGCTGAGGAAATTGATCCAGGTTGTTTGGAGCATGTACCTGATACAGGTTTTAAAGAATCAGAATATTACTACCCAGACTTCCTGCCACCCCCTTTCAACTCATGGGACTTGAAGCAACTGGCTATCTTTGTTAATGTAGAGGGTAAATCTGAATTTCGACCAAAGCCAACAGGATTTCTGGAGAAATACATTGATCGCCTTCTGCAGCTGGAATGGCTGCAAATGCAGACTGTACAGAACGAGAAGGTAAAGGCAGCCAAAGCCAGACCACAGACTGCTCCCAGTGCCATACGTACCCTAAAAAGCCCTGGCAAATGCAAAGCATTGTTCAGCCCATTGCCTAGCAAGCAATTGGCTCCCCAGGAAAGTGTTACAAAGCTCCCTGCATGCTATTCAGGTCACAGGGGAGATTTATACTGTGAAGAAAGTCGACAGTTCTGTTCACATCCAGGTCACTTGAAACTATCTGAGAGAATAGGATATGCAATGTCTTCTCAGAGACAATCTGGTGAAGTAAGAagtgaactgaaaaaaacaactgcaaagcAACAGCTTCTCAATATTCAGCCACCTGAGAACAAATCTAAAATTCAAAATGTTGGTAACATCAGACCCCCTAAGCAAGCATCAGTATACCATGGTTCAGCTGCTCCCATGAAAGGCGTAAAAACATATGCATGTACAAACCCAAAGAAAAATGGCAATGCTAACAATTACGTTCCTTCTAAAAAACCAACAGGggacaggaaaattaaaacaaatggcACGAAGCAAACATCgcacaaattaaaatga
- the FAM217B gene encoding protein FAM217B isoform X2 codes for MKTTKECNGKSHPNTKGLKKPVSHVKLTPGTLGKNVSSASEKTSHDTQYGNQPSTFRKGRNQLDDNAQSKRITSVCTSLPRVQGSKKSLPEARQSESLVHRIPPAIKGSTQGSFCKVKDVPVQHFYCSKKEKFEKNREEYVAEAGPCSSKWQGASAGEMFLDFQSVQIIKEDAEDDSASDLSDSERIPIPPSPCTPPELILRAEEIDPGCLEHVPDTGFKESEYYYPDFLPPPFNSWDLKQLAIFVNVEGKSEFRPKPTGFLEKYIDRLLQLEWLQMQTVQNEKVKAAKARPQTAPSAIRTLKSPGKCKALFSPLPSKQLAPQESVTKLPACYSGHRGDLYCEESRQFCSHPGHLKLSERIGYAMSSQRQSGEVRSELKKTTAKQQLLNIQPPENKSKIQNVGNIRPPKQASVYHGSAAPMKGVKTYACTNPKKNGNANNYVPSKKPTGDRKIKTNGTKQTSHKLK; via the exons ATGAAAACCACAAAGGAATG TAATGGAAAAAGCCATCCAAACACCAAAGGACTAAAGAAACCAGTTTCTCATGTGAAACTGACTCCTGGAACATTAGGGAAAAATGTATCAAGTGCCAGTGAAAAG ACTTCCCACGATACTCAATATGGCAACCAACCAAGTACTTTTAGGAAGGGAAGAAACCAGCTGGATGACAATGCTCAGTCAAAACG gatcACGAGTGTTTGTACATCACTTCCTAGAGTACAAGGATCAAAGAAGAGTCTCCCAGAAGCAAGGCAAAGTGAATCTTTAGTGCACAGGATCCCTCCTGCCATAAAAGGCAGCACACAAGGTAGCTTCTGTAAGGTTAAAGACGTGCCAGtacaacatttttattgcagtaaaaaagaaaaatttgaaaagaatCGTGAAGAATATGTTGCTGAAGCTGGTCCATGCTCCTCTAAATGGCAAGGAGCATCTGCAGGTGAAATGTTTCTTGATTTTCAATCGGTACAAATTATTAAAGAAGATGCTGAAGATGATAGTGCCAGTGATCTCTCTGATTCAGAAAGGATTCCCATTCCTCCATCTCCCTGCACACCACCAGAACTCATACTCCGAGCTGAGGAAATTGATCCAGGTTGTTTGGAGCATGTACCTGATACAGGTTTTAAAGAATCAGAATATTACTACCCAGACTTCCTGCCACCCCCTTTCAACTCATGGGACTTGAAGCAACTGGCTATCTTTGTTAATGTAGAGGGTAAATCTGAATTTCGACCAAAGCCAACAGGATTTCTGGAGAAATACATTGATCGCCTTCTGCAGCTGGAATGGCTGCAAATGCAGACTGTACAGAACGAGAAGGTAAAGGCAGCCAAAGCCAGACCACAGACTGCTCCCAGTGCCATACGTACCCTAAAAAGCCCTGGCAAATGCAAAGCATTGTTCAGCCCATTGCCTAGCAAGCAATTGGCTCCCCAGGAAAGTGTTACAAAGCTCCCTGCATGCTATTCAGGTCACAGGGGAGATTTATACTGTGAAGAAAGTCGACAGTTCTGTTCACATCCAGGTCACTTGAAACTATCTGAGAGAATAGGATATGCAATGTCTTCTCAGAGACAATCTGGTGAAGTAAGAagtgaactgaaaaaaacaactgcaaagcAACAGCTTCTCAATATTCAGCCACCTGAGAACAAATCTAAAATTCAAAATGTTGGTAACATCAGACCCCCTAAGCAAGCATCAGTATACCATGGTTCAGCTGCTCCCATGAAAGGCGTAAAAACATATGCATGTACAAACCCAAAGAAAAATGGCAATGCTAACAATTACGTTCCTTCTAAAAAACCAACAGGggacaggaaaattaaaacaaatggcACGAAGCAAACATCgcacaaattaaaatga